A stretch of Candidatus Dadabacteria bacterium DNA encodes these proteins:
- the queC gene encoding 7-cyano-7-deazaguanine synthase QueC produces the protein MVSGGIDSSTLCYKAVREGYDVSPLTFIYGQKHEKEVLSSENICRHLGLRPNVVDLSSVSVLFGASALTDREVEIPRVSASTSNYETLSTTVVPNRNAIFLSLAVAYSQSIGCDVVFYGAHHSDRGVYPDCRAEFVSAFEEAERLATDNERLTIVAPFVDMDKSGIVKLGSRLGVPFKDTWSCYVGSRVHCGTCSSCRERKRAFIEAEVGDPTEYEA, from the coding sequence ATGGTTTCAGGAGGCATAGACAGTTCCACTCTCTGCTACAAGGCGGTGCGGGAAGGTTACGATGTTTCGCCTCTTACGTTTATCTACGGGCAAAAGCATGAAAAGGAAGTCCTTTCCTCGGAGAATATATGCCGCCATCTGGGACTTCGACCCAATGTAGTTGATCTTTCTTCGGTAAGCGTTCTTTTCGGTGCCTCTGCGCTTACCGACCGTGAGGTCGAGATTCCGAGGGTCTCCGCATCCACAAGCAATTACGAAACTCTTTCCACCACAGTCGTTCCGAACCGAAACGCCATTTTTCTTTCTCTGGCGGTCGCCTATTCCCAGAGCATCGGCTGTGACGTTGTGTTCTACGGCGCGCATCATTCCGACAGGGGGGTGTATCCCGACTGCCGCGCGGAGTTTGTTTCGGCTTTCGAGGAAGCAGAAAGGCTTGCAACGGATAACGAGCGGCTTACCATAGTTGCCCCGTTTGTGGACATGGACAAATCAGGGATAGTTAAGCTCGGCTCGCGCCTTGGAGTTCCTTTTAAGGACACGTGGTCGTGTTATGTGGGCTCCCGGGTGCACTGCGGCACCTGCAGTTCCTGCAGGGAGAGAAAAAGAGCTTTTATCGAAGCGGAAGTGGGCGATCCGACCGAATACGAAGCGTAA
- a CDS encoding radical SAM protein: MKVSEIFFSIQGEGVHIGLPTVFLRLFACDLRCSWCDTMYAVEGTDFREIETAEVLSRILGYGCSRVCITGGEPLIQRDAVEEVTEFLLERDFVVVLETSGHKKPPGIFSHPNSVVSMDCKCPGSGMDSKMDFSLYDALGEKDQLKFVIADDADYEYAMGVIAKRRIRASIIFQPVYGTKADWIAERVLRDRMEDVRVLPQLHKIFWGEKRGV, translated from the coding sequence ATGAAGGTAAGCGAGATTTTCTTTTCAATACAGGGGGAGGGAGTTCATATCGGGCTGCCGACGGTTTTTCTCAGGCTTTTCGCCTGTGATCTCAGATGCAGCTGGTGCGATACAATGTACGCCGTGGAAGGAACCGATTTCCGGGAGATTGAAACCGCAGAGGTGCTGAGCAGGATCCTGGGGTACGGCTGCTCCCGTGTCTGCATAACCGGCGGGGAACCGCTTATACAGCGTGACGCCGTGGAGGAGGTGACGGAATTTCTGCTTGAAAGGGATTTTGTCGTAGTGCTTGAAACAAGCGGACACAAGAAGCCCCCCGGGATTTTCTCTCATCCGAATTCTGTTGTGAGCATGGACTGCAAATGTCCCGGTTCCGGCATGGACTCCAAGATGGATTTTTCACTTTACGACGCCTTGGGGGAAAAGGACCAGCTTAAGTTCGTAATAGCCGACGACGCGGACTACGAGTACGCGATGGGCGTTATAGCGAAGCGTCGTATCAGGGCTTCGATTATATTCCAGCCTGTCTACGGCACAAAAGCGGACTGGATAGCGGAGAGGGTTCTTCGCGACCGCATGGAAGACGTAAGGGTGCTTCCGCAGCTTCACAAAATATTCTGGGGAGAAAAAAGAGGCGTTTAG
- a CDS encoding methyltransferase domain-containing protein, translating into MEEHIEDYNYEPFADTEEYRKVNGDMTRSWIQIMADRGVESLDRFLDIATGAGTMAQLFFDMLPANFKESAVFCLDQSSGALKLAKRRLEKEIDKLTLINSSIQELDLPPKSLDVAIWGNGIHYLDEEEQLKSLRAIKKALKPGGWFFFNTAFYEEARPAETIPFYRTQVKNAVQFLKKQGVKRVKIERKAEAAKFHPRSYYEELVSQVGFDLVDAREFAADLTKEAWEHISSFQQYASGALHGYPDEAASDAMKNAVEPAILLHGEVNEDGDHFVTRNWLSISAQA; encoded by the coding sequence ATGGAAGAGCATATAGAAGATTACAATTACGAGCCTTTTGCCGATACCGAAGAGTACAGAAAGGTAAACGGCGATATGACCAGGAGCTGGATCCAGATAATGGCTGACAGAGGGGTCGAGAGTCTAGACAGGTTCCTTGATATCGCTACGGGCGCGGGCACCATGGCGCAGCTTTTTTTCGATATGCTTCCCGCAAACTTCAAGGAATCCGCGGTCTTCTGCCTTGACCAGTCGTCCGGCGCTCTCAAGCTTGCCAAGCGCAGACTTGAAAAAGAGATTGACAAGCTGACCCTTATCAATTCGTCCATACAGGAACTTGATCTGCCCCCCAAGAGTCTTGACGTGGCGATATGGGGTAACGGCATCCACTACCTTGACGAAGAGGAGCAGCTGAAGAGCCTCAGGGCGATCAAAAAAGCGCTTAAACCTGGAGGCTGGTTCTTTTTCAATACTGCTTTCTACGAAGAGGCGAGACCCGCGGAGACCATACCTTTTTACAGAACCCAGGTGAAAAACGCCGTTCAGTTCTTAAAAAAGCAGGGAGTGAAGAGAGTAAAGATTGAAAGAAAAGCCGAGGCCGCGAAGTTTCACCCGCGTTCTTACTACGAGGAACTCGTAAGCCAGGTGGGATTTGATCTTGTCGATGCCCGGGAATTCGCCGCTGACCTTACGAAAGAAGCGTGGGAACATATAAGCTCCTTCCAGCAGTATGCTTCCGGCGCCCTTCACGGATATCCGGATGAGGCTGCTTCCGACGCGATGAAAAACGCGGTTGAGCCCGCCATTCTTCTGCACGGGGAAGTGAATGAGGACGGCGACCACTTCGTTACCAGGAACTGGCTTTCCATAAGCGCGCAGGCGTGA
- a CDS encoding DUF971 domain-containing protein: MRPVDSRRIQTAKNAESVPAQNRCTCDGRQLKPCQYRRIGTVLRLQPNGRVEYRIVGVKPKEINEFTEKALQIVWDDGEESILFYDELREICPCATCRRLRKKSRTGKLPFKKRIPLGKSDMTPERIEYVGNYAIRFIGKNWCETGFYTFDFLRKNCVPGE, translated from the coding sequence CTGCGGCCCGTCGACAGCAGACGAATTCAGACCGCTAAAAACGCCGAATCTGTCCCTGCCCAAAACCGATGCACCTGCGATGGCCGCCAATTGAAACCATGCCAATATCGGCGAATTGGAACCGTGCTTAGATTGCAGCCAAACGGACGGGTAGAATATCGTATCGTGGGCGTAAAACCTAAGGAAATAAACGAATTCACAGAAAAAGCTCTCCAGATCGTCTGGGATGACGGGGAAGAAAGCATACTGTTCTACGACGAGCTCAGGGAGATCTGCCCATGCGCCACCTGCAGGAGGCTCAGAAAGAAAAGCAGAACCGGAAAACTTCCGTTTAAGAAACGGATTCCCCTTGGAAAAAGCGACATGACACCGGAGAGAATAGAGTACGTGGGGAATTACGCCATAAGGTTTATAGGCAAGAACTGGTGCGAAACCGGGTTCTACACATTCGATTTTCTCAGGAAAAACTGCGTGCCGGGCGAATAG
- a CDS encoding FAD-dependent thymidylate synthase: MSVEIKMDDKSVAQEMERYVSNLDSDIYTISNIPEEVVAVIFAYVSRSPKSFRENIDTVIREQEMGRDRAEKFHEKWVLNYGHASVAEHATVHIGVERVSRLFSSLLECANEFLSFTEYSQRYQRPRKGDNYIPEELDSHPALKKEFEDLCDFQYEVYSRLNDELFDFLKRKFPVPEGKEERPHFRALEKIAFEDARYALNLSTLTNLGMTANARAIEQTLSALLSSRYLEARRRAEEIKSEVRFSVPTLVKYANENPYIVKTRDALAEFSRGLGDAEKNRPQNGSSVTLFDYTGKGGENPQAEALREIARGLLFEFSGLSGSEIERHLSENTSELEKIFSIAVEALGKHDNPAGIFKSVNYNAEFVLSEAAWHQLLRHRKVNWTIKEPSVDEGVTIPPHVTESGTEELLLGAVARSENFYEKLIDAGFDDIASYVVTNAHNRRVSGSFDLWELYHLTNLRMSEGAQWDIRNVVEQLARSIEEVHPVFVQSALQRVE, from the coding sequence TTGTCTGTCGAAATAAAAATGGATGACAAAAGCGTTGCCCAGGAGATGGAACGTTACGTTTCGAATCTCGACAGCGACATCTATACCATAAGCAATATTCCTGAAGAGGTCGTCGCCGTCATCTTCGCCTATGTGAGCAGAAGCCCCAAAAGTTTCAGGGAAAACATAGATACCGTGATACGGGAGCAGGAAATGGGGAGGGACAGGGCGGAGAAGTTCCATGAGAAGTGGGTTCTTAACTACGGCCATGCCTCTGTTGCGGAGCACGCTACCGTGCACATAGGCGTTGAAAGGGTTTCAAGGCTTTTTTCCTCCCTGCTTGAGTGCGCGAACGAATTTCTTTCGTTCACGGAATATTCGCAGAGATACCAGAGACCGCGCAAAGGCGACAATTACATTCCCGAAGAACTTGACTCGCATCCGGCCCTTAAAAAGGAGTTCGAGGATCTCTGCGATTTTCAATATGAAGTTTATTCAAGGCTTAACGATGAGCTTTTCGATTTTCTGAAAAGAAAATTCCCCGTTCCCGAAGGCAAGGAGGAAAGACCTCACTTCAGAGCGCTTGAGAAAATAGCGTTTGAAGATGCAAGGTACGCACTTAATCTCTCCACCCTTACGAATCTCGGCATGACGGCAAACGCGAGAGCCATAGAACAGACCCTCTCTGCGCTTCTCTCAAGCCGCTACCTCGAGGCGAGGCGGAGGGCCGAGGAGATAAAAAGCGAGGTCAGGTTCTCCGTTCCGACGCTCGTGAAATACGCCAACGAAAACCCTTACATAGTGAAAACTCGCGATGCGCTTGCGGAGTTCTCGCGCGGCCTTGGCGACGCGGAAAAAAACAGACCCCAAAACGGGTCATCGGTCACCCTTTTCGACTATACGGGGAAGGGAGGGGAAAATCCCCAGGCCGAGGCTTTGAGGGAGATCGCAAGAGGGCTTCTTTTCGAGTTCTCGGGACTTTCAGGCAGCGAGATAGAAAGGCATCTTTCTGAAAACACCTCCGAGCTCGAGAAAATTTTCTCAATCGCGGTCGAGGCTCTCGGGAAACACGATAATCCGGCCGGGATATTCAAATCGGTCAATTACAACGCGGAGTTTGTCCTGAGCGAGGCTGCGTGGCATCAGCTGCTCAGGCACAGGAAAGTCAACTGGACCATAAAGGAGCCTTCTGTCGATGAGGGCGTTACGATTCCCCCGCACGTTACGGAATCAGGAACCGAGGAACTTCTGCTCGGGGCCGTAGCGCGAAGCGAGAATTTCTACGAAAAGCTCATCGACGCCGGTTTTGACGATATCGCAAGCTATGTTGTCACAAACGCCCATAACAGGAGGGTTTCGGGCAGTTTCGATCTCTGGGAGCTCTACCACCTGACGAACCTGCGAATGTCCGAGGGGGCACAATGGGATATAAGGAATGTAGTTGAGCAGCTTGCCCGGAGCATTGAGGAAGTTCATCCGGTCTTCGTCCAATCCGCTCTGCAGAGAGTCGAGTGA
- a CDS encoding pentapeptide repeat-containing protein, whose amino-acid sequence MADPDHVSKLKDGAAAWNRWREEEPDVLPDLGWANINGLDLDGAVFAGAVLKLAFCKGCSLVGADFSGASMRGVNFEGCDLRGAVFRGANLEGAHMLGADLTGADFAGANLKLANFDGAILRDADLTGAKKLRAPQLFALKDLQNLKVSDAILEKVKDKSPHLFE is encoded by the coding sequence ATGGCTGATCCCGATCATGTCTCGAAACTAAAAGATGGTGCGGCCGCATGGAACCGGTGGCGGGAGGAAGAGCCGGATGTTCTGCCGGATCTCGGCTGGGCGAATATTAACGGGCTTGATCTTGACGGCGCGGTATTTGCCGGGGCGGTTCTCAAGCTTGCTTTCTGCAAGGGGTGCAGTCTGGTGGGTGCGGATTTCTCAGGGGCGAGCATGCGTGGAGTAAACTTCGAGGGATGCGATCTTCGCGGTGCTGTATTCAGGGGTGCCAACCTTGAGGGAGCCCACATGCTCGGGGCCGATCTCACGGGCGCCGATTTCGCGGGCGCAAACCTCAAGCTTGCGAATTTTGACGGGGCGATTCTGAGGGATGCAGACCTTACGGGTGCGAAAAAACTGCGGGCTCCGCAGCTCTTCGCTCTCAAGGACCTTCAGAATCTCAAGGTTTCAGACGCAATCCTTGAGAAGGTAAAAGACAAGTCCCCGCATCTGTTTGAGTGA
- the xseA gene encoding exodeoxyribonuclease VII large subunit, translating into MDRKIYSVSELNSSIKEAIELEFGGETIWVAGEISGFKGHYASGHWYFSLKDEQSQISAACFRRDNQQIKFTPENGMDVICAARVGVYEKSGVYQLYVSAMEPRGIGADALALEKLKQKLSEEGLFDISKKRPLPFLSRKIGVVTSPSGAAVRDVIKVVYRRSPNVEVIISPASVQGDGAPAEIVRALERLYAMEGLDLVIVTRGGGSKEDLKAFNDEGVARKIAASPFPVISAVGHEVDVTIADLVSDVRAATPSMAAELAVREKREILEDLVQFRRRLDRSLTNRVDMFSMQLDGYANSFRHHMTSRIENLERRIENYSGKLDSLNPFGVLRRGYAIVSREKNGEIVEDSRTLEQEEKLILRLSRGRAFCSVEGTEDEPQA; encoded by the coding sequence ATGGACAGGAAAATCTATAGCGTATCGGAACTCAATTCCTCGATAAAAGAGGCGATTGAGCTTGAGTTCGGAGGGGAGACGATATGGGTTGCCGGAGAGATTTCCGGTTTCAAGGGGCATTACGCAAGCGGCCACTGGTACTTTTCCCTTAAGGATGAGCAGAGCCAGATCTCCGCTGCCTGCTTCAGAAGAGACAACCAGCAGATAAAGTTCACGCCGGAGAACGGGATGGATGTCATATGCGCCGCGCGGGTTGGGGTTTACGAGAAAAGCGGCGTTTACCAGCTTTACGTAAGCGCCATGGAGCCCAGAGGTATCGGTGCCGACGCGCTGGCGCTTGAGAAACTGAAGCAGAAGCTTTCAGAAGAAGGGCTTTTCGACATCTCGAAAAAACGCCCCCTCCCGTTTCTCTCCCGTAAAATAGGAGTGGTTACCTCCCCCTCGGGAGCCGCCGTAAGAGACGTAATAAAGGTCGTATACAGAAGGTCTCCCAACGTTGAGGTGATTATTTCCCCCGCAAGCGTTCAGGGAGACGGTGCACCGGCTGAGATAGTCAGGGCCCTTGAGAGGCTCTACGCCATGGAGGGTCTGGACCTTGTGATCGTAACCAGGGGAGGGGGGTCAAAAGAAGATCTAAAGGCTTTTAACGACGAGGGAGTCGCCAGAAAAATTGCCGCTTCTCCTTTCCCGGTGATCTCTGCGGTGGGTCACGAAGTGGATGTGACCATAGCCGATCTCGTATCCGACGTGAGGGCGGCTACGCCTTCGATGGCAGCCGAGCTTGCCGTAAGGGAGAAAAGAGAGATTCTCGAAGATCTTGTGCAGTTTCGCCGCCGCCTCGATCGCTCCCTCACAAACCGCGTCGATATGTTCTCCATGCAGCTTGACGGATACGCAAACAGCTTCAGACATCACATGACCTCGCGAATTGAGAACCTCGAGCGCCGCATCGAGAACTATTCCGGAAAACTGGATTCCCTCAATCCTTTCGGTGTTCTGCGGAGGGGATACGCCATTGTTTCAAGAGAGAAAAACGGCGAGATAGTAGAGGATTCCCGAACGCTTGAGCAGGAGGAAAAACTCATCTTAAGGCTAAGCAGAGGCAGGGCGTTTTGCAGTGTTGAGGGGACAGAGGACGAACCGCAGGCCTGA
- a CDS encoding long-chain fatty acid--CoA ligase, with protein MEERNFHNFLAQRTKENGSRLLFQKKDGWSWKQITWPDLVTEVESIACFLLNSGFSTGSRVIVLSPNTLACLFFELAVFTLGGISLPARSIKEARDILEVSAGDCFFLSASIDDARELVGDPMLGEKVEKAFLSVNQRVPVEEEIVSYANVVKFGFLARKKLKDEISALGSSVKEDSEAVIFNAGGAPDESRVFSHGDILDLLRLSEQDLGTVSIEDQTFSYLPRGGSFSKFANLLNLQTAARGAIADAPEDFFADAPEIMPVMLFLSGTEIENVVNRLCDENGSAKNLRSDLGGRIRLILTDLSPPERTQDRLYAQNISVVELKSLSVVP; from the coding sequence ATGGAAGAAAGGAATTTTCACAATTTCCTTGCGCAAAGAACGAAGGAAAACGGCTCAAGGCTGCTGTTTCAGAAAAAAGACGGGTGGAGCTGGAAACAGATCACCTGGCCCGATCTTGTGACCGAGGTTGAAAGCATAGCCTGTTTTCTTCTGAATTCGGGGTTCTCCACCGGAAGCAGGGTTATTGTTCTCTCGCCTAACACCCTGGCGTGCCTTTTTTTCGAACTTGCCGTATTCACGCTCGGGGGGATATCCCTGCCTGCAAGGAGCATCAAGGAAGCAAGGGATATCCTCGAGGTCTCGGCTGGAGACTGCTTTTTTCTCTCCGCAAGCATAGATGACGCGCGGGAGCTGGTCGGGGACCCCATGCTCGGAGAAAAAGTGGAAAAAGCCTTTCTCAGCGTAAACCAGAGGGTTCCAGTGGAGGAAGAAATAGTCAGCTACGCAAATGTCGTGAAATTCGGCTTTCTCGCCAGGAAAAAGCTCAAGGACGAGATAAGCGCGCTTGGAAGTTCGGTAAAGGAAGACTCAGAGGCCGTAATATTCAATGCAGGAGGCGCCCCCGATGAGAGCAGGGTCTTTTCCCATGGGGACATACTCGACCTCCTGCGTCTATCAGAACAGGATCTGGGAACGGTCTCCATTGAGGATCAGACGTTTTCCTACCTTCCCCGCGGCGGTTCTTTTTCGAAATTCGCCAACCTCCTCAACCTGCAGACCGCAGCCAGGGGAGCCATCGCGGATGCCCCGGAGGATTTTTTCGCGGATGCCCCGGAGATAATGCCTGTAATGCTTTTTCTTTCGGGCACCGAGATTGAAAATGTCGTTAACAGGCTTTGCGACGAAAACGGTTCGGCGAAAAATCTAAGAAGCGATCTCGGCGGAAGAATAAGGCTGATACTTACGGACTTATCCCCGCCCGAGAGAACACAGGACCGCCTGTACGCACAGAACATATCCGTCGTCGAACTCAAGAGTCTTTCCGTCGTTCCCTGA
- a CDS encoding CCA tRNA nucleotidyltransferase encodes MKRELDFEKKNFAGALEIVKTLGEKGHEAFFVGGCVRDALLGVACEEIDIATSATPQEVQQAFAKTVAVGESFGVVLVIRGDLKFEVATFRRESRYGDGRHPESVDYTKSPEEDVRRRDFTINGMLYDPLSGELYDYVEGLEDLERRLVRTIGDPEKRFGEDRLRMMRAVRFTSCLGFELDGAALSAIRDGASGISVVSGERIREELVKILTRQNPGDGLRLLSSCGLLEHFLPEVECMHGVQQPPQFHPEGDVFDHTCLVMDKLYANTDGSYSEELAVAALLHDVGKPPTYSESDRIRFNGHDRVGAKMSEDICRRLRFSKKQIRRISELILEHLKFKDVFNMRESTLKKFLSLPYFEEHMEMHLADCMASHGKTDAYDFIREKMKEYGREEIKPTPLLAGQDLIDLGYSPGPVFSEILGQVEELQLENRLSSKEEAVEFVLKNYPASRS; translated from the coding sequence ATGAAAAGGGAACTTGATTTTGAGAAGAAAAATTTTGCGGGGGCGCTTGAGATAGTAAAGACCCTCGGGGAAAAGGGACACGAAGCCTTTTTCGTGGGAGGCTGCGTGCGCGACGCCCTGCTCGGCGTTGCGTGCGAGGAGATCGATATAGCCACAAGCGCGACCCCACAGGAGGTGCAGCAGGCGTTTGCGAAAACCGTGGCCGTGGGGGAAAGCTTCGGCGTGGTGCTCGTAATAAGAGGAGACCTGAAATTCGAAGTCGCCACTTTCAGGCGGGAATCAAGGTACGGTGACGGAAGACATCCTGAATCCGTCGATTACACGAAAAGTCCCGAGGAGGATGTTCGGAGAAGGGATTTTACTATAAACGGAATGCTCTACGATCCGCTCTCAGGAGAGCTTTACGATTACGTGGAAGGTCTCGAAGACCTTGAGCGCAGGCTGGTCAGGACCATAGGAGATCCCGAGAAGAGATTCGGCGAAGACAGGCTGAGAATGATGAGGGCGGTGCGCTTCACCTCATGTCTCGGTTTCGAGCTTGACGGGGCGGCACTTTCGGCCATCCGTGACGGGGCTTCCGGAATATCCGTTGTGAGCGGGGAGAGAATACGCGAGGAACTTGTCAAGATACTCACCCGCCAGAACCCGGGGGACGGACTCAGACTTCTTAGCTCCTGCGGTCTTCTCGAGCATTTTCTCCCGGAAGTCGAATGCATGCATGGGGTGCAGCAACCCCCTCAGTTTCACCCCGAAGGCGACGTGTTTGACCACACCTGTCTGGTAATGGACAAGCTCTATGCCAACACGGACGGCAGCTACTCGGAGGAGCTTGCGGTTGCCGCGCTTCTCCATGACGTCGGCAAGCCGCCCACTTACAGCGAATCCGACAGGATAAGGTTCAACGGACACGACAGGGTGGGAGCCAAGATGTCGGAAGATATCTGCAGGAGGCTGAGATTTTCCAAAAAGCAGATAAGGAGAATTTCGGAACTTATCCTGGAGCACCTCAAGTTCAAGGATGTTTTCAACATGAGAGAAAGCACCCTCAAGAAATTTCTTTCCCTTCCGTATTTTGAGGAGCATATGGAGATGCATCTTGCCGACTGCATGGCAAGTCACGGGAAAACAGACGCCTACGATTTCATACGGGAAAAGATGAAAGAGTATGGGCGTGAGGAGATAAAGCCCACACCGCTTCTCGCCGGGCAGGATCTTATAGATCTCGGCTATTCTCCGGGACCCGTTTTTTCAGAAATACTTGGGCAGGTTGAAGAACTGCAGCTTGAGAACAGGCTGTCCTCCAAAGAAGAAGCCGTAGAGTTTGTCCTGAAGAATTACCCCGCCAGCCGCAGTTAG
- a CDS encoding ATP synthase F0 subunit C: MKRLFSFIGLAALVSLGAFVPDAFAATEGGLGDLAKMGLGIGAGVGIGIAAGVAGVGQGLATASAVDGIARNPGASAKIQTPMIIGLALIESLVIYALLIAFLLQGKI; encoded by the coding sequence ATGAAAAGGTTGTTTTCTTTTATAGGTCTGGCGGCGCTTGTTTCGCTGGGCGCTTTCGTTCCTGACGCATTTGCTGCGACCGAGGGGGGCCTAGGCGATCTGGCAAAAATGGGACTTGGCATCGGTGCCGGCGTGGGAATAGGCATAGCCGCGGGCGTTGCTGGAGTAGGACAGGGACTCGCCACGGCTTCAGCTGTTGACGGCATAGCCAGAAATCCCGGAGCTTCGGCGAAGATTCAGACGCCAATGATTATCGGTCTCGCCCTGATCGAGTCTCTGGTAATCTACGCCCTGCTGATAGCGTTTCTGCTTCAGGGAAAAATCTGA
- the atpB gene encoding F0F1 ATP synthase subunit A, translating to MEHFSWFSLAGLIQYDHILGGVLVILFILFVGLRTTKHYSKEESVIPEEKPSMNIFFELVGLEFLFNTIENVFGSREKAKKYFPLLAGSFFFILFANLLGMVPGFLPPTGNLNTTVACSLLIFVMYNYYGIREHGFGYIKHFLGPVIFLAPLMLIIEVISHLVRPLSLSLRLFMNITGDHMVLGVFTNLTHILIPMAFVGLGIFVSFLQAFIFTILSTIYIALAEAHEH from the coding sequence ATGGAACATTTCAGCTGGTTTTCCCTAGCCGGTCTCATACAATACGACCATATTCTGGGCGGAGTACTCGTAATTCTGTTCATACTTTTTGTCGGCCTGAGGACAACTAAGCATTATTCGAAAGAAGAGTCCGTAATCCCCGAAGAGAAGCCGTCGATGAACATTTTCTTCGAACTCGTGGGACTTGAGTTTCTCTTCAACACGATTGAAAACGTGTTTGGTTCCCGAGAGAAAGCGAAGAAATACTTCCCGCTTCTGGCCGGGTCGTTTTTCTTCATACTGTTCGCGAACCTTCTGGGAATGGTCCCGGGCTTTTTGCCGCCGACCGGAAATCTTAACACCACGGTCGCGTGCTCCCTTCTCATATTCGTCATGTACAACTACTACGGAATAAGAGAGCACGGATTCGGTTACATCAAACATTTTCTGGGCCCGGTAATTTTCCTCGCACCGCTCATGCTGATCATCGAGGTGATAAGCCATCTCGTAAGACCCCTGTCACTCTCCCTCAGGCTTTTCATGAACATAACGGGCGACCACATGGTGCTTGGGGTGTTTACCAACCTCACGCATATACTGATTCCAATGGCTTTCGTGGGACTCGGTATTTTCGTATCTTTTCTGCAGGCTTTTATATTCACTATACTTTCGACCATATATATCGCGCTTGCCGAAGCGCATGAACATTGA
- a CDS encoding AtpZ/AtpI family protein, with amino-acid sequence MRFNRAYEKADRSDASGHTHIASGDFPGRVEIRNPNWLFFTVVGIEFGFSVIAGLFLGDYIDGKLDTAFPFFTLLGLVCGVVAGLTLLLRTLKLRQKRENGNDEKS; translated from the coding sequence ATTCGTTTCAACCGCGCATACGAAAAAGCAGATAGATCAGACGCTTCAGGCCATACACACATCGCTTCTGGAGATTTCCCAGGGAGAGTAGAGATTAGAAATCCTAACTGGCTTTTTTTCACTGTAGTCGGCATTGAATTCGGCTTTTCTGTCATAGCAGGGCTCTTCCTCGGCGACTATATTGACGGAAAACTTGACACCGCCTTCCCTTTCTTTACCCTGCTAGGTCTTGTATGCGGAGTGGTAGCAGGACTAACCCTGCTTTTGCGGACCCTTAAACTCAGGCAGAAAAGGGAAAACGGAAACGATGAAAAATCTTAG